A genomic region of Acidobacteriota bacterium contains the following coding sequences:
- a CDS encoding DUF72 domain-containing protein, which yields MLKIMSRLRVGTCSWKFVSWQGLIYTGRDKERYLAEYATKYPTVEIDQWFWSLFPPDRLVLPSREVAARYAAAVPPDFRFSIKLPNSLTLTHYPERSRTGPLRPNPHFLSPELFAQVLERLEPIRSRTGVLMLQFGYLNRQHMPRPTDLRDRLDAFLAAVDRQIPLGVELRNPNLLNRDTFTWLRDRDLTPVFLQGYYMPDLADVYARVRDLVRGLAVVRLHGPERQEMERRSGDRWDRIVRPRDEEIGRMAGVVKDLLARGVDVYLNVNNHYEGSAPLTIHRLAVHLGGGPE from the coding sequence ATGCTCAAGATTATGAGCCGTCTGCGCGTCGGGACATGCAGCTGGAAATTCGTCTCTTGGCAAGGATTGATCTATACCGGTCGTGATAAGGAGCGATATCTGGCCGAGTATGCCACCAAGTACCCGACGGTGGAAATCGACCAGTGGTTCTGGTCGCTCTTTCCCCCCGACCGCCTGGTTCTGCCCAGCCGGGAGGTCGCCGCCCGGTACGCGGCGGCCGTCCCGCCGGATTTCCGGTTCTCCATCAAACTGCCCAACAGCCTGACGCTGACCCACTATCCGGAGCGCTCCCGGACGGGGCCGCTTCGACCCAACCCGCACTTTCTCTCCCCCGAACTCTTCGCGCAGGTGCTGGAGCGTCTGGAGCCGATCCGGAGCCGGACCGGCGTCCTCATGCTTCAGTTCGGATACCTGAATCGCCAACACATGCCCCGGCCTACGGACCTGCGTGACCGACTGGACGCGTTCCTCGCCGCGGTGGACCGCCAGATCCCGCTCGGCGTCGAGCTGCGCAACCCGAATCTGTTGAACCGGGACACGTTCACATGGCTGCGGGACCGGGACCTGACGCCTGTATTCCTCCAGGGGTATTACATGCCCGATCTCGCCGATGTCTATGCGCGTGTCCGGGATCTGGTTCGGGGTCTGGCGGTGGTCCGGCTTCACGGGCCGGAACGTCAGGAGATGGAACGGCGATCGGGCGACCGCTGGGACCGGATCGTGAGGCCGCGCGACGAGGAGATCGGGCGGATGGCCGGAGTGGTGAAGGATCTCCTGGCCCGCGGTGTGGATGTCTATCTGAACGTGAACAACCATTACGAAGGATCGGCGCCGTTGACGATCCACAGGCTGGCGGTGCACCTCGGCGGCGGCCCGGAATAG